The Bdellovibrionales bacterium genome includes a region encoding these proteins:
- a CDS encoding SpoIIE family protein phosphatase translates to MNFSLRTKILFSIMLIPCLGLAFLVFVTLRSFYEDRLAYIFDASLTQTRLQSEMTHSLIQKVSLQINKTMENHSSLETGEIKTLEGKFVKIMGESPLRAIDLFYVGKESKNVRRILSARGTISADTAPQETQEQINAVASRALNELETAKGPVFQSNGNPESVSMWFQTPFIKNNPDFAVVGRANIDISDLSRMYPGQLVTHSFWFNHLGKPLFASFQMNLETTTQIAQNIAANPGRSGSFLFSQNGLDPHIVSFSRVGDLNIFTSNLTLKRLALEPVKLIESRIILLFVIVQCITIAIGITLSRRLTKALRQLLLAADSFSKGDFAVTIRIQTRDEIYQLGEKFLEMVQKMKKLLSDTRDLGRMEAELKTAQTVQQTIFPNPEWISDTIALYSFSEPCSECGGDFWFHEKIEDYLFVGVGDATGHGASAALITSASRAAISVVLRNRILEPNRILHFLNLAINDTAKAQITMTLFLLRVHLPSGEMVYANAGHEPGLLVNGEAKSIAKKNISILSDGPIHALGRDLKTVYEQKTLSLVKGDILTLYTDGIYDLTNPEGEPWGERRFTQAFLEGVKSSTAVRVCVNKIVDIMSEFRKKSPLIDDVTLVMIKKQI, encoded by the coding sequence ATGAATTTCTCCTTGCGAACAAAGATTCTATTTTCCATTATGTTGATACCTTGTTTGGGCTTGGCTTTTCTCGTCTTTGTTACTTTAAGGTCCTTCTATGAGGATCGGCTCGCCTATATCTTCGATGCTTCTCTGACTCAAACGCGCCTCCAATCAGAAATGACACATTCCCTGATTCAGAAGGTCTCTCTCCAGATCAACAAGACAATGGAGAATCACAGTTCTTTAGAAACCGGTGAGATTAAGACTTTAGAAGGAAAATTTGTCAAAATAATGGGAGAGTCTCCTCTTCGCGCGATCGATTTATTTTATGTGGGCAAAGAAAGTAAAAATGTCCGTCGCATTCTCTCTGCGCGGGGAACAATTTCAGCCGATACAGCGCCTCAGGAAACTCAGGAACAGATCAATGCAGTCGCATCTAGGGCACTGAATGAACTGGAAACTGCTAAGGGTCCCGTGTTTCAGTCAAATGGGAATCCTGAATCAGTTAGTATGTGGTTTCAAACCCCATTCATCAAAAATAATCCGGATTTTGCAGTCGTAGGAAGGGCAAACATTGATATATCTGATTTGAGTCGAATGTATCCCGGCCAGCTGGTCACCCACTCCTTCTGGTTTAATCATCTCGGCAAGCCCCTATTTGCAAGTTTCCAAATGAACTTGGAAACCACGACTCAAATTGCGCAGAATATCGCAGCAAACCCCGGAAGAAGCGGCTCCTTTCTTTTTAGCCAGAATGGGTTAGATCCACATATTGTTTCTTTCAGTCGAGTTGGAGACCTTAATATATTTACCTCCAATCTGACTCTCAAACGCCTAGCCCTTGAGCCAGTTAAACTCATTGAAAGCAGAATTATTCTTTTGTTTGTCATCGTTCAGTGTATCACGATTGCCATTGGAATCACTCTCTCCCGAAGGCTGACCAAAGCCCTTCGTCAGCTTCTCCTGGCAGCCGACTCATTTTCCAAGGGAGATTTTGCTGTAACTATTCGTATTCAAACTCGTGATGAAATTTATCAGTTGGGTGAGAAATTTTTAGAAATGGTCCAAAAGATGAAAAAACTCCTTTCCGATACCCGAGACCTGGGAAGGATGGAAGCCGAGCTAAAAACCGCACAAACAGTTCAACAGACAATCTTTCCGAACCCAGAGTGGATTTCAGACACAATTGCACTCTATTCCTTTTCTGAGCCTTGCTCTGAATGCGGAGGAGATTTTTGGTTTCATGAGAAAATTGAAGATTATCTATTTGTGGGAGTAGGAGATGCCACTGGTCATGGGGCTTCGGCAGCCCTCATTACCAGCGCCTCTCGCGCGGCGATCTCCGTGGTGCTAAGAAATCGGATTCTTGAACCAAATAGAATTCTTCATTTTCTCAACCTCGCCATCAATGACACTGCAAAAGCGCAAATCACCATGACTCTCTTTTTGCTTCGAGTCCATCTCCCCTCCGGAGAAATGGTCTATGCAAATGCGGGACATGAACCCGGACTTCTCGTCAATGGAGAAGCCAAATCCATTGCAAAGAAGAATATTTCGATTTTGTCAGATGGGCCAATTCACGCTTTAGGTCGTGATCTGAAAACTGTCTATGAACAAAAGACTTTGTCTCTTGTCAAAGGGGATATTCTGACACTCTACACTGATGGGATATATGACCTGACAAATCCTGAGGGTGAGCCCTGGGGAGAGAGGCGCTTCACCCAAGCGTTCCTAGAGGGAGTCAAATCAAGCACCGCCGTTAGAGTTTGTGTAAATAAAATTGTTGATATCATGAGTGAATTCAGAAAGAAATCCCCCTTAATAGATGACGTGACTCTCGTTATGATAAAGAAGCAAATATGA
- a CDS encoding MotA/TolQ/ExbB proton channel family protein yields the protein MNIYSILSFTLAALVFVVGVATSTDNSRSFLDPHAALIVLGGTVAVTAISFQMDRIFLMLKVFYLRVIRGKKIAYSVVIQDLIRVSEVYRKNPAELQGLRARLSDPFLRESIDVLIEDFLSPDEIYHLLSLRARTIFIRYSEDARKFKAIGKFPPAMGLMGAVLGMIALLQTLGKPGAEENVGPAMSVALVATLYGIAVANLIILPIGENLADGAREIHLKNRIIVEGIKLILEKKNRILFAEQLNSFLLPQERVDWKAVSRSA from the coding sequence ATGAATATTTATTCGATATTATCCTTTACGCTTGCGGCCCTTGTTTTCGTGGTTGGCGTTGCTACCTCGACAGATAATAGTCGAAGTTTTTTGGATCCCCATGCCGCTCTTATCGTATTGGGTGGGACCGTTGCGGTAACTGCGATTTCGTTTCAAATGGATCGAATATTTCTCATGTTAAAGGTATTTTATCTCCGGGTAATTCGTGGAAAAAAAATCGCCTACTCTGTTGTCATTCAGGATTTAATCAGAGTTTCAGAAGTGTACCGTAAAAATCCAGCCGAATTGCAGGGGCTTCGGGCACGACTCAGTGATCCCTTTTTGAGGGAGTCAATTGATGTATTGATTGAGGATTTCTTGAGCCCAGATGAAATTTATCACCTGCTCAGTTTGAGGGCCAGAACCATTTTCATTCGATATTCGGAGGACGCAAGGAAGTTTAAGGCCATTGGCAAGTTTCCACCCGCTATGGGATTGATGGGTGCGGTGTTAGGAATGATTGCTCTGTTGCAGACACTTGGGAAGCCGGGAGCTGAAGAAAATGTGGGTCCCGCCATGTCTGTTGCCCTGGTTGCCACTCTTTACGGAATAGCCGTTGCCAACTTGATCATACTGCCCATAGGTGAAAATCTGGCCGATGGCGCCCGTGAGATTCATCTTAAAAATCGAATTATTGTGGAAGGAATTAAGCTCATTCTTGAGAAGAAAAATCGGATTCTGTTTGCGGAGCAGTTGAATTCATTTCTATTGCCGCAGGAACGGGTGGATTGGAAGGCGGTGAGTCGATCAGCCTAG
- a CDS encoding OmpA family protein, whose protein sequence is MKVLILEKNSFEEDDFEGLSHEGESEGDEIWLISYSDLMTLLFGFFVLLYVFAKADQSSKEEMKEGISKSFAGSYVPPDNEVADEIKKLAEKIKDIPGLGQIEVTQPEDGLEITFRSALLFPQGRATMLDNAKHSMKVLVDIVRTNVQGAEIMVAGHTDDSPIKTVVYPSNWELSAARAATVVKEFEASHYPSHLLVAMGYGESRPAYVNRNSAGEPIAKNQEKNRRVVIKVVSPGVTKQPSPIMKKSNEKIQKSSNPRPPAPRSICLGSKYVLGIPEISSLAFEGFQMRFNAVLLSRAALAQDFFNREMQSEDLKCIF, encoded by the coding sequence TTGAAGGTGTTGATATTGGAAAAGAATAGTTTTGAAGAGGATGATTTTGAAGGCCTCAGTCATGAGGGCGAATCCGAAGGAGATGAGATTTGGTTGATTTCCTATTCGGATTTGATGACACTTTTGTTTGGTTTTTTTGTTCTCTTGTATGTCTTTGCTAAAGCCGATCAATCCTCTAAGGAAGAGATGAAAGAGGGCATTTCAAAGAGTTTTGCAGGAAGTTATGTTCCACCTGATAATGAAGTCGCAGATGAGATTAAGAAATTAGCCGAAAAAATAAAGGACATCCCTGGCTTGGGCCAAATAGAAGTCACTCAGCCGGAGGATGGCTTGGAAATAACATTTCGGAGCGCTTTGCTCTTTCCACAAGGAAGAGCCACCATGCTTGATAACGCAAAGCACTCAATGAAGGTTCTGGTCGATATTGTCAGGACCAATGTTCAAGGCGCTGAAATCATGGTTGCTGGACACACCGATGATTCCCCAATTAAGACGGTCGTGTATCCATCCAACTGGGAGTTGAGTGCTGCAAGAGCGGCCACAGTCGTAAAAGAATTCGAGGCGAGTCATTATCCTTCTCACTTACTTGTGGCAATGGGCTATGGGGAGTCGAGGCCGGCCTACGTGAATCGAAATAGTGCGGGGGAGCCTATTGCAAAAAATCAAGAAAAAAACCGTCGTGTGGTGATCAAGGTTGTTTCTCCAGGAGTGACCAAGCAGCCTTCCCCTATCATGAAGAAGAGTAACGAAAAAATCCAGAAGTCGTCAAATCCCCGCCCGCCGGCCCCTCGATCAATATGCCTGGGAAGTAAATACGTCCTTGGTATTCCAGAAATTTCAAGCCTCGCATTTGAGGGTTTTCAAATGAGGTTCAATGCGGTACTGCTTTCGAGAGCGGCGCTCGCTCAAGATTTTTTTAACAGAGAGATGCAGAGCGAAGATCTCAAATGTATCTTTTGA